The Candidatus Coatesbacteria bacterium genome segment GCCGGCATCTGGCGCTCGCTGGCCGTCGGCAGTCCGGCCACCTGGCAGACCGCCGACAGCGCCCACGGGGAGCTCGGCGATGACTGAATTCTCGCCCACCCCCGACAGCCGGGCCGCCCGCAGCTTCTACGATCGCAGCGAGCCGCCCGAGGGCGGACGCACAGCCCTGGCTCACGGCCCCGGCCGCGGTTTGCGCTCGGCGGTTCTCGAGCCCGTACGCCGGCTGCGCGACGAGCTGCTGGGCGGGCTGGCCACGGTACGCCTGCTCGAGCTGGGCTGCGGTTACGGTGACGACCTGCTGCGCCTCGCCGAGCGCGGCGCCCGGGCCGTGGGCGTCGACTTCGCCTTCGAGCGGCTCCGGCGCGTACCTCAACGGGCACGGGGCGACTACGTCGTGGCCTGCGCCGACTGCCACCGGCTGCCCTTTCCCGCGGCGACCTTCGGGATCGTCTTCGGCGAGGCCGTCCTGGCCCACCTGGACCGGCGGCGTGCCCTGGCCGAGACCCGGCGCGTTCTCGTCGACGGCGGCCGCCTGCTGCTGATCGAGCCCCTGAATCGCCATCCCCTGCTGCGCCTCTACCGCCGTCTGGCCATGCGCCGTGGCGAGGTGGTAAGCTACCTAGACTGGAACGAGCTGGACGCCGATCACCTCGGCGGCGGCTACCATCTCCTACCCGTCGGGCTCTGCTCCGTCCTGCTGCTGCCTCCCGCCGCCCTGGGCCTCGACGGTCGCTTCTGGCACGGGCTGGCCCGCCTGCTCTCCCGTTTCGATGCCTGGCTGTTCCGCCGCAGCGCCTGGGCGCGACGCCACGCCTGGATCGCCCTGGCCCACTACCGCCGGAGCCCGCGATGAGCCGCCGCGCCGATCTCGACCGACGGCGA includes the following:
- a CDS encoding methyltransferase domain-containing protein, with protein sequence MTEFSPTPDSRAARSFYDRSEPPEGGRTALAHGPGRGLRSAVLEPVRRLRDELLGGLATVRLLELGCGYGDDLLRLAERGARAVGVDFAFERLRRVPQRARGDYVVACADCHRLPFPAATFGIVFGEAVLAHLDRRRALAETRRVLVDGGRLLLIEPLNRHPLLRLYRRLAMRRGEVVSYLDWNELDADHLGGGYHLLPVGLCSVLLLPPAALGLDGRFWHGLARLLSRFDAWLFRRSAWARRHAWIALAHYRRSPR